In Colwellia sp. PAMC 20917, a single genomic region encodes these proteins:
- a CDS encoding DUF1329 domain-containing protein — translation MKKYITTASLLMLSLATSAVFAKVTSEKAEQLGKNLTPLGAEMAANAAGTIPAWTGGLTSKNTTKSADSGRPANPFTEDKVLFEITSANFSDYQDNLSAGQINMFEKYADYKMPIYKTRRTAAYSNELYDIVKKNATTAELVQSGNGIANFKTTIPFPLAENGSEVIWNHITRYRGGTAKRFLTTIPVQANGSFVPVKMNDQLVWPEFLQGGRDDKKDANILFYYLQQITAPSRLTGTALLVHETIDQVKEARKAWVYNAGQRRVRRAPNVAYDGPGAGTDGLRATDNYDMYNGAPDRYNWKLIGKKELYIPYNSYNLLDTTAKYEDIIEKGHLNAAHLRYELHRVWQVEATLKEGARHIYAKRTFFIDEDTWGASVIDQYDGRGELWKLSEAHNIQFYDVDTPWMVAETLHDLNSGRYLVTGLSNEEPTFMVWGEKVKRKDFSTSALRRLGR, via the coding sequence ATGAAAAAATATATTACAACAGCAAGTTTACTGATGTTATCACTAGCGACCAGCGCTGTCTTTGCAAAAGTAACTTCAGAAAAAGCAGAACAATTAGGTAAAAATTTAACACCTTTAGGTGCTGAAATGGCGGCAAATGCTGCCGGAACGATTCCCGCATGGACCGGAGGGCTGACCAGTAAAAATACCACAAAAAGTGCAGATTCAGGCCGTCCGGCTAACCCATTCACTGAAGATAAGGTTTTGTTTGAAATTACGAGTGCTAACTTTAGCGATTACCAAGATAATTTAAGTGCCGGTCAAATCAATATGTTTGAAAAATATGCAGACTATAAAATGCCTATTTATAAAACAAGAAGAACTGCAGCTTACTCAAATGAGCTTTACGACATCGTTAAGAAAAATGCCACTACCGCTGAATTAGTGCAGTCAGGCAATGGTATCGCTAACTTTAAAACTACGATCCCTTTTCCGCTTGCTGAAAATGGTTCAGAGGTTATTTGGAATCATATAACCCGTTATCGTGGCGGTACGGCTAAACGTTTTTTAACCACTATTCCAGTGCAAGCTAATGGTTCATTTGTACCCGTTAAAATGAATGATCAATTAGTGTGGCCAGAGTTTTTACAAGGAGGACGTGATGATAAAAAAGATGCCAATATTTTGTTTTATTACTTACAACAAATTACCGCACCATCGCGCTTAACTGGCACAGCATTATTGGTTCATGAAACGATCGATCAAGTTAAAGAAGCCCGTAAAGCTTGGGTTTATAACGCAGGTCAACGTCGTGTTCGTCGTGCACCTAATGTTGCCTATGATGGACCGGGTGCTGGAACGGACGGCTTAAGAGCGACCGATAACTACGATATGTACAATGGTGCGCCAGATCGTTACAACTGGAAATTAATTGGTAAAAAAGAGCTTTATATTCCATATAACTCTTATAATTTACTTGATACGACAGCTAAATATGAAGACATTATAGAAAAAGGTCACCTTAATGCTGCGCACTTAAGATATGAATTACACCGTGTTTGGCAAGTAGAGGCGACATTAAAAGAAGGTGCTAGACATATTTATGCAAAACGTACTTTCTTTATTGATGAAGATACTTGGGGCGCATCTGTTATTGATCAATATGATGGCCGTGGCGAGTTATGGAAATTATCAGAAGCACATAACATTCAATTTTATGATGTTGATACACCGTGGATGGTTGCTGAAACCTTACATGACTTAAACTCTGGACGATACTTAGTTACCGGTTTAAGTAATGAAGAGCCAACCTTTATGGTTTGGGGAGAAAAAGTTAAAAGAAAAGATTTTTCTACTTCAGCATTAAGACGTTTAGGTCGTTAA
- a CDS encoding DUF1302 family protein: MRSNRGALAALNPGYNIEFPEDLKFFGASFATNIAGVALSGEVSYKPDTPIQISGPEILNGALSESPVLRFSPRVTAVGYGEQVKGWDEFDVTQLQMTAIQFFENTLGASRITVIAEVGVILTDGVEDSDQHYGRNSVFGLGDFDAGGGFNCTNLVAAGALSGDCQSDGFVSDNAWGYRMKAIFNYSDVYAGISLKPSVFWAHDVSGYSPDPGQQFHEGRKNLGFSLEASYQQKYTMTLGYNNYSGGSHSNLEDKDLVSLSFGISY; encoded by the coding sequence ATTAGATCCAACAGGGGGGCTTTAGCCGCACTCAATCCTGGTTACAATATTGAATTTCCTGAAGATTTAAAGTTTTTTGGAGCCAGCTTTGCCACAAATATTGCCGGTGTGGCTTTATCAGGCGAAGTTTCTTATAAGCCCGATACCCCTATTCAAATCAGTGGTCCTGAAATATTAAATGGCGCGTTATCTGAATCACCTGTTTTACGCTTTAGCCCAAGAGTTACCGCTGTTGGTTATGGTGAACAAGTAAAAGGTTGGGATGAATTTGATGTTACCCAATTACAAATGACGGCTATTCAATTTTTTGAAAATACCTTAGGTGCTTCTCGCATTACCGTTATAGCCGAAGTGGGGGTTATTTTAACCGATGGTGTTGAAGACTCAGACCAACATTATGGGCGTAATTCAGTGTTTGGTTTAGGTGACTTTGATGCTGGTGGTGGCTTTAACTGCACTAACTTAGTGGCTGCCGGTGCCTTATCAGGGGATTGTCAATCAGATGGTTTTGTCAGTGACAATGCGTGGGGCTATCGAATGAAAGCGATATTTAATTATAGCGATGTTTATGCCGGTATATCATTAAAACCTAGCGTTTTTTGGGCTCATGATGTTAGTGGTTATTCGCCAGACCCAGGCCAGCAATTTCATGAAGGTCGTAAAAACTTAGGCTTTTCTTTAGAAGCTTCCTATCAACAAAAATATACCATGACGTTAGGTTACAACAACTATTCAGGTGGTAGTCACAGTAATTTAGAAGATAAAGATCTCGTCTCGCTGTCATTTGGCATTTCATATTAA
- a CDS encoding DUF1302 domain-containing protein, with protein sequence MLNNNCKIKPIALVVAMALGASSSHAADFNFGEDNDILLQINSQLDIGASWRLGDADPRFIGKTNGGTGFTSTTDDGNLNYAKHDAYSKIIKGVHDLQLSQGDFGAFVRVKYWYDYALKDGDVLHGNSNNGFTPNTPLSDDGFENNTKFSGITLLDAYIYGSFDLGESPLDIRLGRQVVSWGESTFIQGGMNSSNPFDVPALRRPGATLKEGILPVGMLYGNLGLTEKLSIEAFYQYEWEKTQIDGCGTYFSGADFAASGCNFVSIGPFGDQAGLSAGFAAERQADVEPDDGGQYGVAARYYAEELNDTEFGFYYMNIHSRVPLINAIRTSVPLATGSPTPVFVPKALDPTGGL encoded by the coding sequence ATGCTAAATAATAACTGTAAAATCAAACCAATAGCTCTGGTTGTTGCTATGGCGCTGGGTGCATCATCTTCGCACGCCGCAGACTTTAATTTTGGTGAAGACAATGACATTCTACTGCAAATAAACTCTCAACTAGATATTGGTGCAAGTTGGAGGTTAGGGGATGCCGACCCTCGTTTTATTGGTAAAACTAATGGTGGTACTGGTTTTACATCGACCACCGATGATGGCAATTTAAATTACGCCAAGCATGATGCGTATTCAAAAATAATTAAAGGTGTACATGATCTTCAACTAAGCCAAGGTGATTTCGGCGCTTTTGTACGTGTGAAATATTGGTATGATTATGCGCTTAAAGACGGCGACGTTCTTCATGGTAATTCTAATAATGGTTTCACGCCAAATACCCCGCTTAGTGATGATGGCTTTGAAAATAATACTAAATTTTCAGGGATCACTTTACTTGATGCTTATATCTATGGCTCGTTTGATTTGGGTGAGTCTCCGCTCGATATTCGTCTAGGTCGCCAAGTGGTAAGCTGGGGTGAAAGTACCTTTATTCAAGGGGGAATGAACTCATCTAATCCTTTTGATGTTCCGGCATTACGTCGCCCGGGAGCAACCTTAAAAGAAGGTATTTTACCGGTTGGTATGCTTTACGGTAATTTAGGTTTAACAGAAAAATTAAGTATCGAAGCCTTTTATCAATATGAATGGGAAAAAACCCAAATTGATGGCTGTGGTACTTACTTCTCTGGCGCAGACTTTGCGGCAAGTGGCTGTAACTTCGTTTCTATTGGTCCCTTTGGAGATCAAGCGGGTTTGTCAGCAGGTTTTGCTGCAGAGCGACAAGCTGATGTAGAGCCCGATGACGGTGGTCAATATGGTGTTGCTGCGCGTTATTATGCAGAAGAACTAAATGACACCGAGTTTGGCTTTTATTATATGAATATTCATTCTCGTGTTCCTTTAATTAACGCTATTCGTACCAGTGTCCCTTTGGCAACGGGAAGTCCAACACCCGTTTTTGTTCCTAAAGCATTAGATCCAACAGGGGGGCTTTAG
- a CDS encoding AraC family transcriptional regulator, which yields MQDYYSTLTGWMIPISRAMEAHGIDAIKALEECNISLDAVSDQESRIAAEKFSLLIEHCNKKLARHDFSVLIAEQFHPGIFHALGYAMMSSNTLHDALERIAHYKRVVSNSCQLINHEINEQLVFEMNIFTYESTNRPVLSQEIVETFLATIVRFSRELVTLDFAPEKVCFAYSKPSYNLSYLEDFFNCKVEFDSHHTAIVFNLKQTKEKLMCGNPLITHSHEKMLDEFMARVDKSDLSHVIKNKIFELLPLGAPSQTEIAEYLGMSLRNLQRKLHDQGTSYKEILESTRKKLAMNYIVQKHLSLSEIGYLVGFSSVGNFNRAFKRWTNQTPGDYRHNKT from the coding sequence ATGCAAGATTATTATTCAACATTAACCGGCTGGATGATCCCTATATCAAGGGCTATGGAGGCACATGGCATTGATGCAATAAAGGCATTAGAAGAATGTAATATTTCTTTGGACGCCGTAAGTGATCAAGAATCTCGTATTGCTGCAGAGAAATTCTCTTTACTCATTGAGCACTGTAATAAGAAACTAGCTCGTCATGATTTTTCTGTTTTAATTGCAGAGCAATTTCACCCAGGAATATTTCATGCTCTGGGTTATGCCATGATGTCTTCAAACACTTTACACGATGCATTAGAGCGTATAGCTCATTACAAGCGAGTCGTTTCGAACTCTTGTCAACTGATTAACCACGAGATTAATGAACAATTAGTCTTTGAAATGAACATCTTTACGTATGAATCAACCAACAGGCCTGTATTGTCACAAGAGATCGTTGAGACATTTTTAGCAACTATCGTCCGGTTTTCTCGGGAGCTTGTCACGTTAGACTTTGCTCCTGAAAAGGTCTGTTTTGCCTACTCAAAGCCGAGCTATAATTTATCTTATCTAGAAGATTTTTTTAATTGTAAGGTAGAATTTGATAGCCATCACACTGCCATTGTCTTTAATCTTAAACAAACAAAAGAAAAATTAATGTGTGGTAATCCATTAATAACCCATAGCCATGAGAAAATGCTTGATGAGTTTATGGCAAGAGTTGATAAGAGTGATTTAAGTCATGTCATTAAAAATAAAATTTTTGAATTATTGCCCCTTGGTGCGCCATCACAAACTGAAATAGCCGAATATCTAGGGATGAGCTTACGTAATTTACAGCGCAAGTTACATGACCAAGGCACAAGTTATAAAGAAATATTAGAGAGTACTCGCAAAAAATTAGCCATGAATTACATTGTTCAAAAACATTTAAGTCTCAGTGAGATTGGCTATTTGGTTGGTTTTTCAAGTGTTGGCAACTTTAATCGCGCTTTTAAACGATGGACAAATCAAACACCTGGTGATTACCGACACAACAAAACATAA
- a CDS encoding WD40/YVTN/BNR-like repeat-containing protein, giving the protein MRTPYIAFSITSVMLVTLLGSLLTLAQAKNSADLLALPAQKSALASQSVLMAMTPNNGSVLVVGERGHIINWQNSNNWQQQQSPVSVAITGVTILSDGSKIAVGHDGVILKANSDSTTWHKVFTGVELIKLKIEQVKQQYQDLQQLIKQTQDEDELEELTYQLEDLAFAIEDNQLELISGPNKPLLSVTHTSNDTLFACGAYGTLLTSTDKGETWQLINNQLDNPDNYHLNAVIATVDDELYLVGENGLGFKSHDVGKTWSVMTLPYSGSLFGIIANTNNVDKRAANGSHFIDNKTQLVAFGLQGNLMISLDGGTYWQHEKLPNGISLLGGNFSKQGNAYLVGHGGLIVSFSPENLALLNIKKHPSGAAFSSILVKENSLILAGQFGITQWPIKE; this is encoded by the coding sequence ATGCGCACACCTTATATTGCCTTTAGCATAACAAGTGTAATGCTTGTTACTTTACTTGGTTCATTACTTACTCTGGCTCAAGCAAAAAACTCCGCAGACTTATTGGCATTACCCGCCCAAAAAAGCGCTTTGGCAAGTCAAAGTGTACTTATGGCAATGACGCCAAACAATGGCAGTGTGCTGGTGGTTGGAGAACGAGGCCATATTATTAATTGGCAAAATAGCAATAACTGGCAACAGCAACAGTCTCCTGTCAGTGTTGCTATTACTGGGGTAACAATATTATCTGACGGCAGTAAAATAGCCGTTGGGCATGATGGTGTTATTCTCAAAGCAAATAGCGATAGCACAACTTGGCACAAAGTATTTACCGGTGTTGAATTAATCAAACTTAAAATAGAACAGGTAAAGCAACAATATCAAGACTTACAACAGCTGATAAAGCAAACGCAAGATGAAGATGAACTAGAGGAATTAACCTACCAGCTAGAAGATTTGGCCTTTGCGATTGAAGATAATCAGTTAGAATTAATATCAGGGCCAAATAAACCGCTGCTTTCTGTTACTCACACCTCAAATGATACCTTATTTGCCTGTGGCGCCTACGGTACCCTCCTCACGAGTACAGACAAAGGAGAAACGTGGCAGTTAATCAATAATCAACTTGATAATCCTGACAATTATCACCTTAATGCGGTGATAGCTACAGTAGATGATGAACTCTATCTTGTCGGTGAAAATGGCTTAGGTTTTAAATCTCATGATGTAGGAAAAACTTGGTCAGTAATGACACTTCCCTATTCTGGTAGCTTATTTGGCATTATCGCTAACACCAATAATGTTGATAAAAGAGCCGCTAACGGTAGCCATTTCATTGATAACAAAACACAACTTGTCGCCTTTGGCTTGCAAGGAAACTTGATGATCTCCCTTGATGGTGGCACGTATTGGCAGCATGAAAAATTACCTAATGGTATCAGTTTACTTGGCGGTAACTTCTCTAAGCAGGGCAACGCTTACTTAGTGGGACATGGCGGTTTAATTGTCAGTTTCTCGCCTGAAAACCTAGCGTTATTAAACATTAAAAAGCACCCTTCAGGCGCCGCATTCTCTAGTATTTTAGTTAAAGAAAACTCATTAATTCTTGCTGGTCAATTCGGCATTACCCAATGGCCAATTAAGGAATAG
- a CDS encoding efflux RND transporter permease subunit, whose translation MSTDKSTHTPSKLAQKIEQFIFSHRALLMTIIVICITLLTLQATKVKPEASFTKMIPGSHTYVNNFLTYKKELADLGNVIRIVVENKKGDIFNADFQETLKQVTDEVFYIPGISRDGLKSLWTPNVRWQEVTEEGFVGGAVIPDGYNGSTKMIERVKANVFKSGQIGVLVANNFQSAIILAPLQDINPETGLPLDYRELSSVLEEKIRDKYSSDDVTIRIVGFAKVVGDLIDGALQVVAFFVLAVVITFVLLWLYSRCLRSTISVLVFSIFAVFCQLGILNLLGFGINPYSMLVPFLVFAIGVSHGVQIINSIIHHSVTGADKIDAAKLAFRSLYIAGITALVSDAIGFTTLMVIDIEVIRELAIAASIGVAIIIVTNLIALPILMSYIGVSPAGLKYAQKSAHNTGIVESLFKNFAKPPLAKVALAVGLGCLILGLYFSQSMKIGDLDAGAPELRPDSRYNLDNAYIVDNYSTSTDLFVIMVKTEVEQCAQYQTLVWVDQFQWQLRNVAGVQAVKSVADVSKFGLFGMNEGSLKWYGLNRNQLMTNASLSKTPQGLMNKDCSMVPVLVFLKDHKAQTLDNVVKAVEKFNQKNQIDGIEFLMAAGNAGIESATNMVIEEAQTEMLVWVYAIVIIICLITFRSGRIVICIITPLILTSIMSQGLMGVLGIGVKVATLPVIALGVGIGVDYGIYIFSKVKEALGQGKSLYMTYRYALNQTGKAVAFTGITLAIGVATWVFSPIKFQADMGILLTFMFIFNMLGALTLIPAIAWLLNIGSHRSKK comes from the coding sequence ATGTCTACTGATAAATCGACACATACACCGAGCAAATTAGCACAAAAAATAGAGCAATTTATTTTTAGTCATCGTGCACTATTGATGACGATAATCGTTATTTGTATCACCTTGTTAACCCTACAAGCAACTAAAGTTAAACCTGAAGCTAGTTTCACTAAAATGATCCCCGGCTCGCACACCTATGTTAATAATTTTTTAACCTACAAAAAAGAACTCGCTGATTTAGGTAATGTCATTCGAATTGTCGTTGAAAACAAAAAAGGGGATATTTTCAACGCTGACTTTCAAGAAACCTTAAAGCAAGTAACCGATGAAGTTTTCTATATCCCGGGGATAAGTCGAGATGGTTTAAAATCATTATGGACACCCAATGTTCGCTGGCAAGAAGTCACTGAAGAAGGTTTTGTCGGCGGTGCGGTAATTCCTGATGGCTATAATGGCTCGACAAAAATGATTGAACGCGTTAAAGCTAACGTTTTTAAGTCGGGACAAATTGGCGTACTGGTCGCTAATAACTTTCAATCCGCTATTATTTTAGCGCCATTACAAGACATTAATCCTGAAACAGGCTTACCACTCGACTACCGAGAGTTATCAAGCGTTTTAGAAGAAAAGATAAGAGACAAATACAGCAGTGACGATGTCACGATACGCATTGTTGGCTTTGCAAAAGTTGTTGGTGATTTAATCGATGGCGCCTTACAAGTTGTTGCTTTTTTTGTCTTAGCCGTTGTTATTACTTTTGTACTACTTTGGCTTTATTCGCGTTGTTTACGTAGCACAATATCAGTGTTGGTATTTTCAATTTTTGCCGTGTTTTGTCAATTAGGTATTTTAAATTTACTGGGCTTTGGCATTAATCCTTATTCTATGTTGGTGCCTTTTTTAGTGTTTGCTATTGGTGTCAGCCATGGCGTTCAAATTATTAATTCGATTATTCATCATAGCGTAACCGGCGCAGATAAAATTGACGCTGCCAAGCTTGCTTTTCGCTCACTTTATATTGCTGGCATTACCGCTTTAGTCAGTGATGCTATCGGTTTTACCACTTTAATGGTCATTGACATAGAGGTAATACGAGAATTAGCTATCGCCGCTAGTATTGGTGTTGCAATCATTATTGTTACTAATTTAATCGCCTTACCAATATTAATGAGTTATATCGGTGTTTCTCCAGCGGGTCTTAAATATGCACAAAAGTCAGCTCATAACACAGGTATAGTCGAAAGCTTATTTAAAAACTTTGCTAAGCCTCCACTAGCAAAAGTAGCTTTAGCTGTTGGTCTTGGCTGCTTAATCCTTGGTTTGTATTTTTCACAATCAATGAAAATTGGTGATTTAGATGCAGGCGCTCCAGAGTTAAGACCTGACTCTCGTTATAACCTTGATAACGCTTATATTGTTGATAATTACAGCACCAGCACAGACTTATTTGTCATTATGGTCAAAACAGAGGTCGAGCAGTGTGCTCAATATCAAACCTTGGTTTGGGTCGATCAATTCCAATGGCAATTACGCAATGTTGCGGGTGTTCAGGCGGTTAAGTCTGTCGCCGATGTTTCAAAATTTGGCCTTTTTGGCATGAATGAAGGTTCTTTAAAATGGTATGGCTTAAACCGTAATCAATTAATGACCAATGCTTCATTGTCTAAAACACCACAAGGGTTGATGAATAAAGACTGCTCTATGGTGCCCGTGCTGGTTTTTCTCAAAGATCATAAAGCACAAACCCTAGATAATGTCGTTAAAGCAGTAGAAAAGTTTAATCAAAAAAATCAAATTGACGGTATAGAATTTTTAATGGCTGCAGGCAATGCAGGCATAGAGTCAGCCACCAATATGGTTATCGAGGAAGCACAAACTGAAATGCTCGTTTGGGTTTATGCCATTGTTATTATTATCTGTTTAATTACCTTTAGAAGTGGTCGCATTGTAATTTGTATCATTACTCCACTGATATTAACTAGCATTATGAGCCAAGGTTTAATGGGCGTATTAGGCATTGGCGTAAAAGTAGCCACTTTACCCGTTATTGCTTTAGGTGTCGGTATCGGTGTTGATTATGGTATTTATATCTTTAGTAAAGTTAAAGAAGCGCTAGGCCAAGGCAAGTCATTATACATGACCTATCGCTACGCATTAAATCAAACCGGTAAAGCCGTTGCCTTTACGGGGATAACCTTAGCTATTGGTGTTGCTACTTGGGTGTTTTCACCAATAAAATTTCAAGCAGATATGGGTATATTACTAACCTTTATGTTTATTTTTAACATGTTAGGCGCCCTAACGCTGATCCCTGCCATTGCATGGCTGCTCAATATAGGCTCTCACAGGAGTAAGAAATAA
- a CDS encoding coniferyl aldehyde dehydrogenase has translation MTTITTQLALDDTFLQQKQYFANNTYPSYDKRISDLKKLKALMINNQQAFIDAMSDDFGHRSTEDTKIGDILTTVMGINYSIKHLKKWMKPEKKHIGILFQPAKGEVVYQPKGVIGIIAPWNYPVFLAFGPLTAALAAGDTAMIKMSEYTPKTNHLLAKLITETFPVEQVAIVCGEAAMAAAFSTLVFDHLFFTGSTAVGKLVMKAAAENLVPVTLELGGKSPTIIDDDIDIKTAVSRLILGKTLNSGQTCVAPDYVFCPENKVAELTQAFQTYYQSMYPNVQGNDDCTAIINPAQKARIDGLLANASEQGATVTSLQPKSDKTQSRKMPLTLLTNVSDDMTVMQQEIFGPLLPIIAYKDVSEAIDYINSKPRPLALYICSFNKSFQQQVLLNTHAGGVCINDAAFHVAIDDLPFGGIGASGMGQYHGSEGFKTFSHGKSVLSRGKISLGSLLFPPFGKRIHKILFALFIR, from the coding sequence ATGACAACAATAACAACACAACTAGCACTTGATGATACCTTTTTACAGCAAAAGCAATATTTTGCTAACAACACTTACCCAAGCTATGACAAGCGTATTAGTGACTTAAAAAAATTAAAAGCATTAATGATAAATAATCAACAAGCCTTTATTGATGCTATGAGTGATGATTTTGGTCATCGCAGTACCGAAGATACAAAAATTGGGGATATTCTCACCACTGTCATGGGTATTAATTACAGCATTAAACACCTAAAGAAATGGATGAAACCTGAAAAAAAGCATATTGGTATATTATTTCAACCGGCAAAGGGTGAAGTGGTTTATCAACCTAAAGGTGTTATTGGTATCATAGCGCCATGGAATTATCCGGTTTTTCTCGCCTTTGGACCATTAACTGCTGCCTTGGCTGCAGGTGATACCGCTATGATAAAAATGAGTGAATACACCCCAAAAACGAATCACTTATTAGCAAAGCTGATTACCGAAACCTTTCCTGTTGAACAAGTCGCCATTGTTTGCGGCGAAGCTGCCATGGCGGCGGCATTTTCGACGTTAGTTTTTGATCATTTATTTTTCACTGGCTCTACCGCCGTTGGTAAATTAGTGATGAAAGCCGCGGCTGAAAATTTAGTCCCGGTCACCTTAGAGTTAGGTGGTAAATCACCAACTATTATTGATGACGATATAGATATAAAAACCGCTGTTAGTCGATTAATTCTTGGAAAAACCCTCAATTCTGGACAAACCTGTGTCGCCCCCGATTATGTCTTCTGCCCAGAAAATAAAGTAGCTGAATTGACCCAGGCTTTTCAAACCTACTATCAAAGTATGTACCCTAACGTTCAAGGTAATGATGACTGCACCGCTATAATTAACCCTGCCCAAAAGGCCCGCATTGATGGTTTGCTTGCTAATGCTAGCGAGCAAGGCGCCACTGTTACTTCCTTACAACCAAAAAGTGATAAGACTCAATCAAGAAAAATGCCGTTAACCTTATTAACTAATGTCAGCGACGATATGACCGTAATGCAACAAGAAATTTTCGGCCCGCTACTGCCAATAATAGCTTATAAAGACGTAAGCGAAGCGATAGACTATATTAACAGTAAGCCTCGTCCGCTTGCCTTGTATATTTGCAGTTTTAACAAGTCATTTCAGCAACAAGTTTTATTAAATACCCATGCAGGTGGCGTTTGCATTAATGATGCAGCATTCCATGTTGCTATTGATGATCTCCCTTTTGGAGGCATAGGTGCATCGGGTATGGGGCAATACCATGGTAGTGAAGGTTTTAAAACTTTTTCTCATGGAAAGTCAGTATTATCGCGAGGAAAAATAAGCTTAGGCTCATTATTATTCCCACCTTTTGGTAAGAGAATTCATAAAATTTTATTTGCGTTATTTATACGCTAA
- a CDS encoding AMP-binding protein, translated as MTKPWLINYPKNVEQQVDLNRYASLLELFHQTTAKYKPQTAFSNFGAELSFEQVDELSRDFAAFLQNKLNITKGKRVALMCPNTLAFPIAMWGIIRVGGVQVNVNPMYTARELKHQLNDAQVDTIIIFSPSTKMLADIIDTTDIKHVITVNLDDLVNKSLPCQPVDQRLTTTVRFTDALIQGQNLALVEPTLCQADLLFLQYTGGTTGLSKGAMLSHGNLIANILQFEEFAKNHIHYGNDVVITAIPMYHIFALMANTLSYFYFGAKNVLVTNPRDMASFVDIWKNTDATMFTGVNTLFNGLLHKPGFDQVDFSALKLSLGGGAAVQQAVADKWQQVTGARLHEGYGLSETSPVLSLNFGTVIDNETVYIPGIGVPLPNTDISIRDDDGNIVSQGESGELCAKGPQVMQGYWNNAQASDECMTQDGYFKTGDVGILDDKGFFHIVDRKKDMINVSGFNVYPNEIEAEVAKMAGILESACIGVDDDKTGEAVKLFIVKEDENITEQDVINFCRQGLTAYKTPKHVTFINEIPKSSVGKLLRRELR; from the coding sequence ATGACTAAACCTTGGCTGATAAATTATCCAAAAAACGTCGAACAGCAAGTCGATTTAAACCGTTATGCCTCTTTATTAGAGTTATTTCACCAGACCACCGCTAAATATAAGCCACAAACCGCTTTTAGTAATTTTGGCGCTGAACTCTCTTTTGAGCAAGTCGATGAACTGTCTCGCGACTTTGCCGCTTTTTTACAAAATAAATTAAACATTACTAAGGGCAAACGTGTCGCGCTGATGTGCCCAAATACTTTGGCTTTTCCAATAGCAATGTGGGGCATTATTCGTGTTGGCGGGGTGCAGGTAAATGTTAATCCTATGTACACCGCACGAGAACTTAAGCACCAACTTAATGATGCACAAGTCGACACTATTATTATATTTTCACCCTCAACAAAGATGCTCGCTGATATTATTGATACGACCGATATTAAACATGTAATTACGGTTAACTTAGACGATCTCGTCAATAAAAGCTTACCTTGTCAACCGGTTGATCAGCGGTTAACCACAACGGTCCGCTTTACTGATGCCTTAATTCAAGGACAAAACCTCGCGTTGGTTGAACCGACCCTTTGCCAAGCTGATTTATTATTTTTACAGTATACCGGCGGAACTACGGGGTTATCTAAAGGCGCGATGCTTAGCCACGGCAATTTAATTGCTAATATTTTACAATTCGAAGAGTTTGCTAAAAATCATATTCATTACGGTAACGACGTTGTTATTACCGCCATCCCGATGTACCACATCTTTGCTTTAATGGCGAATACACTCAGCTACTTTTACTTTGGCGCCAAAAACGTTTTAGTGACTAATCCTCGAGATATGGCCAGTTTTGTAGATATATGGAAAAACACCGATGCAACTATGTTTACCGGGGTAAATACCTTATTTAATGGTTTATTACATAAACCGGGCTTTGATCAAGTTGATTTTTCAGCATTAAAACTTTCTTTGGGCGGTGGTGCAGCAGTGCAACAAGCCGTTGCCGATAAATGGCAACAAGTTACCGGCGCTAGGCTTCATGAAGGCTATGGTTTATCTGAGACTTCACCTGTTTTGTCATTAAACTTTGGCACTGTTATTGATAACGAAACCGTCTACATACCAGGTATTGGCGTGCCATTACCTAATACAGATATTTCTATTCGAGACGATGATGGCAATATAGTATCGCAAGGCGAATCGGGTGAACTTTGTGCTAAGGGCCCACAAGTTATGCAAGGCTATTGGAACAATGCTCAAGCAAGCGACGAATGTATGACCCAAGATGGTTATTTTAAAACTGGCGATGTCGGTATACTTGACGACAAAGGTTTCTTTCATATTGTTGATCGTAAAAAAGATATGATTAATGTCTCTGGTTTTAATGTTTACCCTAACGAAATTGAAGCTGAAGTAGCTAAAATGGCTGGCATTTTAGAATCAGCTTGTATTGGCGTAGACGATGATAAAACTGGCGAGGCGGTTAAACTTTTTATTGTAAAAGAAGATGAAAACATCACAGAACAAGATGTTATCAATTTCTGTCGCCAAGGACTAACGGCTTATAAAACCCCTAAACATGTCACTTTTATTAATGAAATTCCTAAATCAAGTGTCGGAAAATTATTGCGCAGAGAGCTAAGATAG